A genomic stretch from Antarcticibacterium flavum includes:
- the pheS gene encoding phenylalanine--tRNA ligase subunit alpha has product MIDKIKEHIIRVENFQANSPEEVEAFRIEYLGKKGLLNKFFADFKNVPNEQKKDFGQAINTLKTAAQEKVNLLKETMEGQQVEKGVYGDLTRPGEPLEIGARHPISLVKNQIIEIFSNIGFNVSEGPEIEDDWHNFTALNLPEYHPARDMQDTFFVQTDPDILLRTHTSSVQVRYMENNEPPIRTISPGRVFRNEAISARSHCIFHQVEGLYIDKDVSFADLKQTLLYFTKQMFGKSRIRLRPSYFPFTEPSAEVDIYWGLETETDYRITKGTGWLEIMGCGMVDPNVLKNCGIDPTEYTGFAFGMGIERIAMLLYQIGDIRMFYENDLRFLKQFKSSI; this is encoded by the coding sequence ATGATTGACAAGATAAAGGAGCATATAATTAGAGTTGAGAATTTTCAGGCTAACAGTCCGGAGGAGGTTGAAGCCTTCCGTATTGAATACCTTGGAAAAAAAGGACTTTTGAACAAGTTCTTTGCCGACTTTAAGAATGTTCCCAATGAGCAGAAGAAGGATTTTGGACAGGCTATTAATACCCTAAAGACCGCCGCACAGGAAAAAGTAAATCTGCTTAAAGAGACTATGGAGGGGCAGCAGGTAGAAAAAGGTGTGTATGGAGACTTAACACGCCCGGGGGAACCTTTGGAGATAGGTGCCCGCCACCCAATTTCCCTTGTTAAGAACCAGATCATTGAGATCTTCTCCAATATTGGTTTCAATGTTTCTGAAGGACCAGAAATTGAGGACGACTGGCATAACTTTACTGCCCTGAATTTGCCCGAATATCACCCTGCCCGTGATATGCAGGATACTTTCTTCGTTCAAACCGATCCTGATATACTTTTGCGTACCCATACCTCCTCTGTACAGGTGAGGTATATGGAAAATAATGAACCGCCCATAAGGACCATCTCCCCGGGGAGGGTCTTTAGAAATGAAGCCATCTCAGCAAGATCCCACTGTATATTTCACCAGGTAGAAGGGCTATATATTGATAAAGATGTTTCCTTTGCCGATTTAAAACAAACTTTATTGTATTTTACAAAGCAAATGTTCGGGAAATCTAGAATAAGGTTGCGTCCGTCCTATTTCCCTTTTACCGAGCCAAGTGCAGAGGTTGATATATATTGGGGCCTTGAAACTGAAACCGATTACAGGATCACCAAGGGTACCGGCTGGCTTGAAATTATGGGCTGCGGGATGGTAGATCCAAATGTTTTAAAGAACTGCGGGATTGATCCTACAGAGTATACAGGATTTGCCTTTGGAATGGGAATAGAACGTATTGCAATGTTGTTATACCAAATTGGAGATATTCGAATGTTTTATGAGAATGACCTGCGTTTCCTTAAACAATTTAAATCAAGCATATAG